One region of Nycticebus coucang isolate mNycCou1 chromosome 10, mNycCou1.pri, whole genome shotgun sequence genomic DNA includes:
- the FGF21 gene encoding fibroblast growth factor 21 produces MGWDKARTGFEHPGPWFPLLAVLLLGACQAHPIPDSSPLLQFGGQVRQRYLYTDDAQETEAHLEIRADGTVVGAAQRSPESLLELKALKPGVIQILGVKTSRFLCQRPDGGLYGSLYFDPKACSFRELLLEDGYNVYWSETYGLPLHLPPANSPYWGPGPRGPARFLPLPGPPAAPPELPGISALEPPDVGSSDPLSMVGPSQGRSPSYAS; encoded by the exons ATGGGCTGGGACAAGGCCAGGACTGGGTTCGAGCACCCAGGACCATGGTTTCCCCTGCTGGCTGTACTTCTGTTGGGAGCCTGCCAGGCACACCCTATCCCTGACTCCAGCCCCCTACTCCAGTTTGGTGGCCAAGTCCGGCAGCGGTACCTCTACACAGATGATGCCCAGGAGACAGAAGCCCACCTGGAGATCAGGGCAGATGGCACAGTGGTGGGGGCTGCACAACGGAGCCCTGAAA GTCTCTTGGAGCTGAAAGCCTTAAAGCCAGGAGTCATTCAAATCTTGGGAGTCAAGACATCCAGGTTCCTGTGCCAGAGGCCAGATGGGGGTCTGTATGGATCG CTCTACTTTGACCCCAAGGCCTGCAGTTTCCGGGAGCTGCTTCTTGAGGATGGATACAACGTTTACTGGTCTGAGACCTATGGCCTCCCACTGCACCTGCCTCCTGCCAATTCCCCATACTGGGGCCCAGGCCCTCGGGGCCCAGCCCGCTTCCTGCCGCTGCCAGGCCCTCCTGCAGCACCCCCAGAGCTGCCAGGGATCTCGGCCCTGGAGCCCCCCGATGTGGGCTCCTCGGACCCTCTGAGTATGGTGGGGCCTTCGCAGGGCCGAAGCCCCAGCTATGCTTCCTGA
- the FUT1 gene encoding galactoside alpha-(1,2)-fucosyltransferase 1 isoform X2, with amino-acid sequence MWAAFGDGALWPPPRSSAMWLARHRQLCLAFLLVCVLSAISFLHFYQDIFRHVLDLSILCPDRHLMTAPVAIFCLQGTPLDPDTSTSCPQQPASLSGTWTIYPDGRFGNQMGQYATLLALAQLNGRPAFILPAMHATLAPVFRITLPVLSPEVDSHTPWQELQLHDWMSEEYAHLSDPFLKLSGFPCSWTFFHHLREQIRREFTLHDHLREKAQSLLSQLHLGLTGDRPRTFVGVHVRRGDYLQVMPQRWRGVVGDQAYLQQAMDWFRARYEAPIFVVTSNGMEWCRENIDTSRGDVFFAGNGQEGAPGQDFALLTQCNHTIMTIGTFGFWAAYLAGGDTVYLANFTLPDSEFLKIFKPEAAFLPEWVGINADLSQL; translated from the exons ATGTGGGCTGCTTTTGGGGACGGCGCCCTCTGGCCACCTCCAAGGAGCTCAG CCATGTGGCTGGCCAGACACCGGCAGCTCTGTCTGGCCTTCCTGCTAGTCTGTGTCCTCTCAGCAATTTCGTTCCTCCATTTCTATCAAGACATCTTTCGACATGTCCTAGACCTGTCCATTCTGTGTCCAGACCGCCACCTGATGACAGCTCCAGTGGCCATCTTCTGCTTGCAAGGTACACCACTGGACCCTGACACCTCCACTTCCTGTCCCCAGCAACCTGCTTCCCTTTCAGGAACCTGGACTATCTACCCAGACGGCCGGTTTGGTAACCAGATGGGGCAGTATGCCACCCTGCTTGCCCTAGCCCAGCTCAATGGCCGCCCAGCCTTCATCCTGCCGGCCATGCATGCCACCCTGGCTCCTGTGTTCCGTATCACCCTGCCTGTGCTATCACCAGAAGTGGACAGCCACACACCTTGGCAGGAGCTGCAGCTGCATGACTGGATGTCAGAGGAGTATGCCCACTTGAGTGATCCCTTCCTGAAGCTTTCTGGCTTCCCCTGCTCTTGGACTTTCTTCCACCATCTCCGAGAACAGATCCGCAGGGAGTTCACCCTGCACGACCACCTTCGGGAAAAGGCTCAGAGTTTACTGAGTCAGCTCCATCTGGGCCTCACTGGGGACCGGCCGAGAACCTTCGTGGGTGTCCACGTGCGCCGTGGGGACTATCTGCAGGTTATGCCCCAGCGCTGGAGGGGTGTGGTGGGTGACCAAGCCTACCTCCAGCAGGCCATGGACTGGTTCAGGGCACGGTATGAAGCCCCTATTTTTGTGGTCACTAGCAATGGCATGGAGTGGTGCCGGGAAAACATTGACACCTCCCGGGGTGATGTGTTCTTTGCTGGCAATGGGCAGGAAGGTGCACCAGGGCAGGACTTTGCATTGCTCACACAATGCAACCACACCATCATGACCATAGGCACCTTTGGCTTCTGGGCTGCCTACCTGGCAGGTGGAGATACTGTCTATCTGGCCAACTTCACCCTGCCAGACTCTGAGTTCCTGAAGATTTTTAAACCTGAGGCTGCCTTCCTGCCTGAATGGGTGGGCATTAATGCAGACTTGTCTCAACTGTAG
- the FUT1 gene encoding galactoside alpha-(1,2)-fucosyltransferase 1 isoform X1, which yields MFYSNGHFLCSQGSAFHRGPAENRVGGIEFYFIAPYILGEEIPRAMWLARHRQLCLAFLLVCVLSAISFLHFYQDIFRHVLDLSILCPDRHLMTAPVAIFCLQGTPLDPDTSTSCPQQPASLSGTWTIYPDGRFGNQMGQYATLLALAQLNGRPAFILPAMHATLAPVFRITLPVLSPEVDSHTPWQELQLHDWMSEEYAHLSDPFLKLSGFPCSWTFFHHLREQIRREFTLHDHLREKAQSLLSQLHLGLTGDRPRTFVGVHVRRGDYLQVMPQRWRGVVGDQAYLQQAMDWFRARYEAPIFVVTSNGMEWCRENIDTSRGDVFFAGNGQEGAPGQDFALLTQCNHTIMTIGTFGFWAAYLAGGDTVYLANFTLPDSEFLKIFKPEAAFLPEWVGINADLSQL from the exons ATGTTCTACTCAAACGGGCACTTCCTATGTTCTCAGGGGTCTGCCTTTCACAGAGGTCCTGCTGAGAACCGGGTGGGTGGAATAGAGTTCTATTTTATTGCACCTTACATATTGGGAGAGGAGATTCCCAGAG CCATGTGGCTGGCCAGACACCGGCAGCTCTGTCTGGCCTTCCTGCTAGTCTGTGTCCTCTCAGCAATTTCGTTCCTCCATTTCTATCAAGACATCTTTCGACATGTCCTAGACCTGTCCATTCTGTGTCCAGACCGCCACCTGATGACAGCTCCAGTGGCCATCTTCTGCTTGCAAGGTACACCACTGGACCCTGACACCTCCACTTCCTGTCCCCAGCAACCTGCTTCCCTTTCAGGAACCTGGACTATCTACCCAGACGGCCGGTTTGGTAACCAGATGGGGCAGTATGCCACCCTGCTTGCCCTAGCCCAGCTCAATGGCCGCCCAGCCTTCATCCTGCCGGCCATGCATGCCACCCTGGCTCCTGTGTTCCGTATCACCCTGCCTGTGCTATCACCAGAAGTGGACAGCCACACACCTTGGCAGGAGCTGCAGCTGCATGACTGGATGTCAGAGGAGTATGCCCACTTGAGTGATCCCTTCCTGAAGCTTTCTGGCTTCCCCTGCTCTTGGACTTTCTTCCACCATCTCCGAGAACAGATCCGCAGGGAGTTCACCCTGCACGACCACCTTCGGGAAAAGGCTCAGAGTTTACTGAGTCAGCTCCATCTGGGCCTCACTGGGGACCGGCCGAGAACCTTCGTGGGTGTCCACGTGCGCCGTGGGGACTATCTGCAGGTTATGCCCCAGCGCTGGAGGGGTGTGGTGGGTGACCAAGCCTACCTCCAGCAGGCCATGGACTGGTTCAGGGCACGGTATGAAGCCCCTATTTTTGTGGTCACTAGCAATGGCATGGAGTGGTGCCGGGAAAACATTGACACCTCCCGGGGTGATGTGTTCTTTGCTGGCAATGGGCAGGAAGGTGCACCAGGGCAGGACTTTGCATTGCTCACACAATGCAACCACACCATCATGACCATAGGCACCTTTGGCTTCTGGGCTGCCTACCTGGCAGGTGGAGATACTGTCTATCTGGCCAACTTCACCCTGCCAGACTCTGAGTTCCTGAAGATTTTTAAACCTGAGGCTGCCTTCCTGCCTGAATGGGTGGGCATTAATGCAGACTTGTCTCAACTGTAG
- the FUT1 gene encoding galactoside alpha-(1,2)-fucosyltransferase 1 isoform X3: MWLARHRQLCLAFLLVCVLSAISFLHFYQDIFRHVLDLSILCPDRHLMTAPVAIFCLQGTPLDPDTSTSCPQQPASLSGTWTIYPDGRFGNQMGQYATLLALAQLNGRPAFILPAMHATLAPVFRITLPVLSPEVDSHTPWQELQLHDWMSEEYAHLSDPFLKLSGFPCSWTFFHHLREQIRREFTLHDHLREKAQSLLSQLHLGLTGDRPRTFVGVHVRRGDYLQVMPQRWRGVVGDQAYLQQAMDWFRARYEAPIFVVTSNGMEWCRENIDTSRGDVFFAGNGQEGAPGQDFALLTQCNHTIMTIGTFGFWAAYLAGGDTVYLANFTLPDSEFLKIFKPEAAFLPEWVGINADLSQL; the protein is encoded by the coding sequence ATGTGGCTGGCCAGACACCGGCAGCTCTGTCTGGCCTTCCTGCTAGTCTGTGTCCTCTCAGCAATTTCGTTCCTCCATTTCTATCAAGACATCTTTCGACATGTCCTAGACCTGTCCATTCTGTGTCCAGACCGCCACCTGATGACAGCTCCAGTGGCCATCTTCTGCTTGCAAGGTACACCACTGGACCCTGACACCTCCACTTCCTGTCCCCAGCAACCTGCTTCCCTTTCAGGAACCTGGACTATCTACCCAGACGGCCGGTTTGGTAACCAGATGGGGCAGTATGCCACCCTGCTTGCCCTAGCCCAGCTCAATGGCCGCCCAGCCTTCATCCTGCCGGCCATGCATGCCACCCTGGCTCCTGTGTTCCGTATCACCCTGCCTGTGCTATCACCAGAAGTGGACAGCCACACACCTTGGCAGGAGCTGCAGCTGCATGACTGGATGTCAGAGGAGTATGCCCACTTGAGTGATCCCTTCCTGAAGCTTTCTGGCTTCCCCTGCTCTTGGACTTTCTTCCACCATCTCCGAGAACAGATCCGCAGGGAGTTCACCCTGCACGACCACCTTCGGGAAAAGGCTCAGAGTTTACTGAGTCAGCTCCATCTGGGCCTCACTGGGGACCGGCCGAGAACCTTCGTGGGTGTCCACGTGCGCCGTGGGGACTATCTGCAGGTTATGCCCCAGCGCTGGAGGGGTGTGGTGGGTGACCAAGCCTACCTCCAGCAGGCCATGGACTGGTTCAGGGCACGGTATGAAGCCCCTATTTTTGTGGTCACTAGCAATGGCATGGAGTGGTGCCGGGAAAACATTGACACCTCCCGGGGTGATGTGTTCTTTGCTGGCAATGGGCAGGAAGGTGCACCAGGGCAGGACTTTGCATTGCTCACACAATGCAACCACACCATCATGACCATAGGCACCTTTGGCTTCTGGGCTGCCTACCTGGCAGGTGGAGATACTGTCTATCTGGCCAACTTCACCCTGCCAGACTCTGAGTTCCTGAAGATTTTTAAACCTGAGGCTGCCTTCCTGCCTGAATGGGTGGGCATTAATGCAGACTTGTCTCAACTGTAG
- the IZUMO1 gene encoding izumo sperm-egg fusion protein 1, producing the protein MVGVEDAGNYRCELGLVKSSPATIIHFHVTVLPKRAQEETPSPTTATTAQDTMTSQSSTPLLSPKSDSILKDRLAGLLMWISLVLIVCLVLAMCCRKKVIDYITLKLFCTDQEEEKKSQGPSRAPSRAPSRAASQGPSQVSSRVPSQVSSSQVPTRTSSDLRSE; encoded by the exons ATGGTGGGTGTAGAGGATGCAGGCAATTACCGCTGCGAGTTGGGCTTGGTGAAGTCCAGTCCAGCCACAATCATCCATTTTCATGTTACAG TGTTGCCCAAAAGGGCCCAGGAGGAGACACCATCACCAACCACTGCAACAACCGCACAGGACACGATGACCTCGCAGTCGTCCACACCCCTTCTGTCTCCGAAATCCGATAGTATACTGAAAGACCGCCTTGCAGGGCTGCTGATGTGGATCTCGCTGGTGCTGATAGTTTGCCTCGTCTTAGC CATGTGTTGTCGAAAGAAGGTGATAGATTACATAACACTTAAACTATTCTGTACTGaccaagaagaggaaaagaaatcccAGGGTCCATCTCGGGCTCCATCTCGGGCTCCATCTCGGGCTGCATCTCAGGGTCCATCTCAGGTTTCATCCAGGGTTCCATCCCAGGTTTCTTCATCCCAGGTTCCAACGAGAACATCCTCAGACTTAAGGAGCGAATAA